Proteins encoded together in one Pontiella desulfatans window:
- a CDS encoding PEP-CTERM sorting domain-containing protein (PEP-CTERM proteins occur, often in large numbers, in the proteomes of bacteria that also encode an exosortase, a predicted intramembrane cysteine proteinase. The presence of a PEP-CTERM domain at a protein's C-terminus predicts cleavage within the sorting domain, followed by covalent anchoring to some some component of the (usually Gram-negative) cell surface. Many PEP-CTERM proteins exhibit an unusual sequence composition that includes large numbers of potential glycosylation sites. Expression of one such protein has been shown restore the ability of a bacterium to form floc, a type of biofilm.), which translates to MKKQLAILTTLALTVALAQASVVAHGSTTMLSSSQNDTGSAVINLTAGSATAGGTSVTTFTLGDGTVSEYLFVNAVGENDSTAGSLNVYASAGSSISTPTYPVASLGGNKSNVALTLPDGSTVFAADTGANASDAAGTIQTSGYKSGTVYFIFGTSADFAQVAFGGQLSGFLGSGDSVSDPDHADISEFDFTGTTVGGNGTAIAAFTFDNVTDNYADTLLDYRAINTDLDGSRARFYGVVLDGVAIPEPATLGLVAAFGGGVLFIRRRFMM; encoded by the coding sequence ATGAAGAAACAATTAGCGATTCTGACAACACTGGCTCTTACAGTTGCTTTGGCGCAGGCTTCTGTCGTAGCTCATGGATCGACCACAATGCTGTCGTCCAGCCAGAACGACACGGGTTCAGCGGTAATTAATCTGACTGCGGGCAGTGCGACTGCTGGCGGAACCTCGGTTACTACATTCACATTGGGAGACGGAACGGTTTCGGAGTACCTTTTCGTTAATGCAGTGGGCGAAAATGACAGTACCGCTGGCTCATTGAATGTTTATGCGTCTGCTGGATCTTCCATCTCAACACCGACTTATCCCGTAGCCTCATTAGGCGGTAACAAGTCGAATGTGGCATTAACCTTACCCGATGGCTCTACGGTATTTGCAGCGGACACCGGTGCGAATGCATCGGATGCGGCCGGCACGATCCAAACGTCCGGTTACAAGTCGGGGACGGTTTATTTTATCTTCGGCACCTCTGCTGATTTTGCACAGGTGGCTTTTGGTGGTCAGCTTTCCGGTTTTCTTGGATCGGGGGATTCGGTGAGTGACCCTGACCATGCAGATATCTCGGAATTTGACTTTACCGGGACGACAGTTGGAGGCAATGGAACTGCAATAGCCGCATTTACCTTTGACAACGTTACGGATAACTATGCCGACACGTTGCTGGATTATCGGGCGATCAACACCGACCTCGATGGTTCCCGTGCACGGTTTTATGGAGTCGTACTTGATGGTGTAGCCATTCCGGAACCGGCCACGCTCGGCCTGGTTGCGGCATTCGGCGGTGGCGTCCTGTTCATCCGTCGCAGATTCATGATGTAG
- a CDS encoding carbohydrate-binding protein, translating into MKTNLYILVLLGISSCVNAATIYQTDGHDMGESWNTAAKWSDGLAPSNINAYVNDLGDKTRTPGEGGTFAGESLTLSNGSSLTLKNGGSFTSVNLVMHDGTSMANGGGGTAKLDGSLSGSGAIELNTSYASRTIQLDVLMVPGNTIASVGIVGEGTVSIENSANTFSGVWNVEAGTLKGDGFGDGDFNVSSNGMLDFDGNHFSTSSVLVVENGGTLLLDQNVVLYSAELRGVALPLGTHFCSDLKAHPTYGAAIDPASPDSATLTVTLGSIESLTKLEAEEMTLTGYAAEANVDASGGQLVRLTGSEGSAEGLLIGFEDGYYDLKVGYFDETDGRAAFKVYLNDQLLDSWLADRRLGSSDPASINVMERTIRRVYLSSGDRIEVFGQADGGEGASIDYVRFVEAPAAVADNYMIWASDGSITNLVLNGIEHLDASEESGAIQRHFNGWTVSSSTMVMKDIRDSIVDLEYPFTTWKKHIRCIFRMDAHEHHVALRLLDVAGIPKDDPSRSIRVEIPFLSSLGYQALDTNIAASVSSGTLLIDWPHLAARNLIAGGQIALYATADAAAAQAEIEQLYTDNGKLDPYYDWIDTFPNLGNSDLFADPDGDGLNNLTEYALGGVPTLGNDGVDPSHAVAGDDFEIQYNRRRDAASRGLTYTVKATDDLGDGMWSTDGISDAGSGIIDTDFESVTNTVPTLGTTNQFLKLEIGIEK; encoded by the coding sequence ATGAAAACCAATCTTTATATTTTAGTGCTGTTGGGGATCAGCTCCTGTGTGAATGCCGCGACCATCTATCAGACCGACGGGCACGACATGGGGGAAAGCTGGAACACGGCCGCCAAATGGTCGGACGGTCTGGCCCCTTCAAACATCAATGCCTATGTAAATGATCTGGGCGATAAAACGCGCACGCCCGGCGAGGGCGGCACCTTTGCCGGCGAATCGCTGACGCTGTCCAACGGTTCCTCGCTGACCCTGAAAAATGGAGGCAGTTTTACCTCGGTTAATCTGGTCATGCACGATGGAACCTCGATGGCGAACGGGGGCGGGGGCACCGCAAAACTGGACGGCTCGCTGAGCGGTTCCGGAGCCATTGAATTAAACACCAGTTATGCGAGCAGAACGATCCAGCTGGATGTCCTGATGGTTCCCGGCAACACGATTGCATCGGTGGGTATTGTCGGTGAAGGCACCGTGAGCATTGAAAACTCCGCGAATACCTTTTCCGGCGTGTGGAATGTTGAAGCGGGCACGCTGAAAGGCGATGGATTCGGCGACGGCGATTTCAATGTGTCGTCGAACGGGATGCTCGATTTTGACGGCAACCATTTCAGCACCAGCTCCGTCCTGGTGGTTGAAAACGGGGGGACATTGCTGCTGGATCAAAACGTGGTGCTCTATTCGGCAGAACTCCGGGGCGTTGCACTGCCTCTCGGCACCCACTTCTGTTCCGACCTGAAGGCACACCCCACCTACGGCGCGGCCATTGATCCGGCCTCGCCGGATTCGGCAACGCTGACCGTTACCCTCGGTTCGATCGAGTCGCTTACCAAACTGGAAGCCGAGGAAATGACGCTGACCGGCTACGCCGCCGAAGCGAACGTCGATGCGTCCGGTGGCCAGCTGGTTCGGTTAACCGGTTCCGAGGGATCGGCCGAAGGGCTGCTGATTGGGTTCGAGGATGGCTATTACGATCTAAAGGTCGGCTATTTTGACGAGACCGATGGCCGCGCGGCATTCAAGGTCTATTTGAACGATCAACTGCTGGATTCCTGGCTGGCAGACCGCCGCCTGGGCAGCTCCGACCCGGCATCCATCAACGTTATGGAACGCACCATCCGGCGGGTCTACCTCAGCTCCGGCGATAGAATCGAAGTGTTCGGGCAGGCCGACGGCGGGGAAGGGGCCAGCATCGATTATGTCCGGTTTGTCGAGGCCCCGGCAGCAGTTGCGGACAACTACATGATCTGGGCTTCCGATGGTTCGATCACCAACCTGGTGCTGAATGGCATCGAACATCTGGATGCATCGGAGGAGTCGGGCGCTATTCAACGCCACTTCAATGGCTGGACGGTTTCATCCTCAACCATGGTCATGAAAGACATCCGCGATTCCATTGTCGATCTGGAGTATCCATTTACAACCTGGAAAAAACACATCCGCTGCATCTTTCGCATGGATGCCCACGAGCATCATGTGGCCCTGCGCCTGCTCGATGTGGCGGGCATTCCGAAAGACGATCCGTCACGGAGCATACGCGTCGAGATACCGTTCCTTTCATCGCTGGGTTATCAGGCGCTGGATACCAACATCGCCGCATCCGTAAGCAGCGGCACACTGCTCATCGATTGGCCGCATCTGGCGGCCCGCAACCTGATCGCCGGCGGGCAGATCGCCCTCTATGCCACGGCGGACGCCGCGGCGGCCCAGGCCGAGATCGAGCAGCTTTACACGGATAACGGGAAACTCGATCCCTACTATGACTGGATCGACACGTTTCCAAACCTTGGAAACTCCGACCTCTTCGCCGATCCGGACGGCGATGGCCTCAACAATCTGACCGAATATGCCCTCGGCGGAGTTCCAACCCTTGGAAACGATGGGGTCGATCCCTCCCACGCGGTTGCCGGTGATGATTTTGAAATCCAGTACAACCGCCGCCGCGATGCCGCCTCCCGCGGCCTGACCTACACGGTCAAAGCCACCGACGATCTGGGCGATGGCATGTGGAGCACCGACGGCATTTCGGATGCCGGTTCCGGAATCATCGATACTGATTTCGAGAGCGTCACCAACACGGTTCCAACCCTTGGAACAACGAATCAATTCCTGAAACTGGAGATCGGCATTGAAAAGTAA
- a CDS encoding alkaline phosphatase D family protein, with translation MNEYSRLKRQQFLVLAATTVGGALAARGGNPSEPAPVSLKDAHKGTLEIDLKIMNQYETQPQAVQDFYTACRTALTGSKPEDALAGVCRLFGHSKLGGPMLGDLTPTSVAVWVHLPMPDSVEVKVTPQSGASKTFASGKPERILIVRCEGLSSDTAYTYQVTNSKGKNLGGGRFVTAPATLSEKPFKIAFGTCFHKVGLYRPELMNLIQERGNRAMLVLGDCAVDDRKNDFGLINADYQLRNLSPSWQQLTANVPVYAAWDDHDYWHDDSGGTSTRGQAIDVDGLRKNWKTQWNNPDRNVERKGIYFQTQVGPVHVIALDTRSCRVNEERGQLNSFLGEEQMAWLKQQIKESTSPYILLSGGTMWSDYISNGKDSWGTWDTEGREEIFQLIDAKQGSKVILLCGDRHGARGFAIPRPEGKKIYEFEVATLGGVPGPGAFGEDRTAQLFGLKSRSWAFGEITFTADQAVFRLINENGQELETITIQN, from the coding sequence ATGAATGAATATTCCCGCCTTAAGAGGCAACAGTTTCTCGTTTTGGCCGCCACGACCGTTGGCGGGGCGTTGGCCGCGCGTGGCGGCAATCCCTCAGAGCCGGCACCGGTCTCGCTGAAGGATGCGCACAAGGGGACGCTGGAGATTGATCTGAAGATCATGAACCAATACGAGACGCAACCGCAGGCGGTGCAGGATTTCTATACGGCCTGCCGGACGGCTTTGACAGGATCGAAGCCGGAGGATGCGCTGGCGGGGGTCTGCCGTCTTTTCGGGCATTCGAAACTCGGCGGCCCGATGCTGGGCGACCTGACGCCGACATCCGTCGCGGTCTGGGTGCATCTGCCGATGCCGGACTCGGTCGAGGTTAAGGTGACCCCGCAAAGCGGAGCCTCCAAAACGTTTGCGTCCGGTAAACCGGAACGCATTCTGATCGTTCGTTGTGAAGGTCTTTCTTCCGATACGGCATACACGTATCAGGTGACCAATTCGAAAGGTAAAAACCTCGGCGGGGGACGCTTCGTTACCGCTCCGGCAACGCTGTCTGAAAAGCCCTTTAAAATCGCCTTCGGGACGTGCTTCCATAAAGTCGGGCTATACCGGCCGGAGCTGATGAACTTGATTCAGGAGCGAGGCAACCGCGCGATGCTGGTGCTCGGCGACTGTGCGGTGGATGATCGCAAGAACGATTTTGGATTGATCAACGCCGACTACCAGCTTCGCAATCTTTCCCCGTCGTGGCAGCAGCTGACGGCGAATGTCCCGGTTTATGCGGCGTGGGACGACCATGATTATTGGCACGACGATTCGGGCGGAACGTCCACCCGGGGCCAGGCGATCGATGTGGACGGGTTGCGGAAAAACTGGAAAACCCAATGGAACAATCCGGATCGGAATGTGGAACGCAAGGGCATCTATTTCCAGACCCAAGTCGGGCCGGTGCACGTTATTGCGCTCGATACGCGCTCCTGCCGGGTGAATGAAGAACGCGGCCAGCTCAATTCGTTTTTGGGCGAGGAACAGATGGCCTGGCTGAAACAGCAGATCAAAGAATCGACCTCTCCCTATATTTTGCTCAGCGGCGGCACGATGTGGAGCGACTATATCTCCAACGGCAAAGACAGTTGGGGGACGTGGGATACGGAGGGGCGCGAAGAAATTTTCCAGCTGATCGACGCGAAGCAAGGCTCCAAGGTGATTCTGCTGTGCGGCGATCGCCACGGCGCGCGCGGCTTCGCCATTCCGCGTCCCGAGGGCAAAAAGATCTATGAGTTCGAGGTCGCGACGCTCGGCGGCGTTCCGGGGCCGGGTGCCTTCGGGGAAGATCGGACGGCCCAGTTGTTTGGGTTGAAAAGCCGGTCGTGGGCGTTCGGTGAAATTACGTTCACCGCAGATCAGGCGGTTTTCCGATTGATTAACGAAAACGGGCAGGAGCTGGAAACGATAACGATCCAGAACTAG
- a CDS encoding alpha/beta hydrolase family protein, with protein MKKKTFILMGILSGMVAFSFGAGASAAVMTPPDIWAGYDPRAEPLAEEILKAWEEDGISYKEVYFNGEKFDGEYVRIYGIYAAPTGGKDLPGLLHIHGGGQTVNKDWLKVFAGRGYGILTINWGGEWPKRERYTRWNGVENGDHKKRTGTKVTEPSPRHDAYFLWTQASMRALTYLERQPEVNPDKLGAYGISMGGTIMWNLAFDPRIKAGCAIYGAGWNTYTYDDTRYSIGMPEHKPSENDRRWRASLAPEASAPYVKFPMLFLSSSNDRHGYMDRAEQSLDLIPEGVPRAWALTPRLRHHIGMDFIHDLPMWMDVHLKGEGVWPANPDCQIRPGKDQSPLFYLKPDRPEDVVKVEVYYGLENPFAVNRHWRNAELRKSGDVYVAATPVMNADEYLFAFANITYQSGVVVSSPLQAVIPEKIGAVATIKTPSRVFCDGQEGVDSWTRNSTGTDPIPGKIDKRLKAVTGPGGKPGFTANRVSPFTYAPSDPEFRAPKGAALQFDIKTEAGEDFSVKLHRNYWTADFNTYACRVKLEGDSGWQTVTLSPDQFLNEKTDKPLGDAIHEAGGLELSPKNKKWQDPDVIFRNFRWVGGEYVQHVHAYRSENAMSARSVTNSDDADHLQDHEAVKPE; from the coding sequence ATGAAAAAAAAGACGTTTATTTTGATGGGGATCCTCTCGGGGATGGTGGCTTTTTCATTTGGTGCAGGAGCATCTGCTGCGGTTATGACACCGCCGGACATCTGGGCAGGGTATGATCCGAGAGCGGAGCCGCTGGCCGAAGAAATTCTGAAGGCTTGGGAAGAAGACGGCATCTCCTACAAGGAGGTCTATTTTAACGGCGAAAAATTCGATGGAGAATATGTCCGGATCTATGGCATCTATGCCGCGCCGACCGGCGGCAAGGATTTGCCGGGCCTGCTCCATATCCACGGCGGCGGCCAGACGGTGAACAAGGACTGGCTCAAGGTGTTTGCCGGGCGCGGATACGGGATCCTGACGATCAACTGGGGCGGCGAGTGGCCCAAACGGGAGCGCTACACCCGCTGGAACGGGGTCGAGAATGGGGATCATAAAAAGCGAACAGGCACAAAAGTAACGGAGCCGAGCCCGAGACATGATGCCTATTTTCTGTGGACGCAGGCTTCGATGCGGGCCTTGACCTATCTCGAGCGTCAACCGGAAGTGAATCCGGATAAGCTCGGGGCATACGGCATTTCCATGGGGGGAACCATCATGTGGAACCTGGCTTTTGATCCGCGCATCAAGGCGGGATGTGCCATTTATGGCGCGGGGTGGAACACCTACACGTATGATGACACGAGATATTCCATCGGCATGCCGGAGCACAAACCCAGTGAAAACGACCGGCGTTGGCGCGCTTCACTGGCACCGGAAGCATCGGCTCCTTATGTGAAGTTTCCCATGCTGTTCTTAAGCTCCTCCAACGATCGCCACGGCTATATGGATCGTGCCGAGCAGTCGCTGGATCTGATTCCGGAAGGGGTGCCGCGGGCCTGGGCGCTGACGCCGCGCCTGCGGCATCACATCGGGATGGATTTTATACATGACCTGCCCATGTGGATGGATGTGCATCTGAAAGGCGAAGGGGTTTGGCCGGCGAATCCGGACTGTCAGATCAGGCCGGGCAAGGATCAATCGCCGCTGTTTTACCTGAAACCGGATCGGCCTGAAGACGTGGTGAAGGTCGAGGTTTATTACGGGCTTGAAAATCCCTTTGCGGTGAACCGGCACTGGCGGAATGCGGAGCTCCGGAAATCAGGCGATGTCTATGTGGCCGCAACGCCGGTCATGAACGCGGATGAATACCTGTTTGCCTTTGCGAATATCACCTATCAATCGGGCGTCGTTGTTTCCAGCCCGCTGCAGGCCGTGATTCCTGAAAAGATCGGAGCCGTGGCGACCATCAAAACCCCCTCGCGGGTTTTCTGTGATGGCCAGGAAGGCGTCGACAGCTGGACGCGAAATTCGACCGGAACTGACCCGATCCCGGGAAAAATAGATAAGCGGCTCAAGGCGGTTACGGGGCCTGGCGGAAAGCCCGGTTTCACGGCCAACCGCGTGAGCCCCTTCACCTATGCACCGAGTGATCCTGAATTCCGTGCCCCGAAAGGCGCGGCGCTGCAGTTTGATATCAAGACCGAAGCCGGCGAGGATTTTTCAGTCAAACTGCACCGGAACTACTGGACGGCCGATTTTAATACCTATGCCTGCCGCGTTAAACTGGAAGGGGATTCCGGATGGCAGACCGTAACGTTGTCGCCCGATCAATTCCTGAATGAGAAAACGGACAAACCGCTGGGGGATGCCATCCATGAAGCCGGCGGGCTTGAACTTTCCCCGAAAAATAAAAAGTGGCAGGATCCGGACGTCATTTTCCGCAACTTCCGTTGGGTGGGCGGCGAGTATGTCCAGCATGTGCATGCGTATCGCAGTGAAAACGCAATGTCGGCCAGGTCGGTCACGAACAGCGATGACGCCGATCATTTGCAGGATCATGAAGCGGTGAAGCCGGAATAA
- a CDS encoding putative glycoside hydrolase: MKSNLNQCCLFAGIVVLSIFKASAAQSEPCYAGEWHKTRLYGHSYSGDGFSEEQYAWIRGNFEYFTIEKPHMRSVYPDPSHEKTSHLTAARLVKNNPRCKPIMIYSIGAAYPKWFESEAKAFVEHPEYFICDDRGAPTHLNLPLRAENDWYVETANRNCAESDLHGIFIDGWRTAVRKHKPNVSYITSKMTGFRLINGFILNRARDGMYDGIGMLDNVDGVFIDSWFRHTCDSVTAGETMIDTCLQVPEDKMFVCFSAHDGWSKTHEFSHAAYLIVAHDKAYYRWVDEGQHLWSQESLMTWHDDFGKRIGRPLGKASKKGYAYHREFEFCTVDIDLEKKTSSIVWKPIGTRDKSKK, encoded by the coding sequence TTGAAAAGTAATCTGAACCAGTGTTGCCTTTTTGCAGGCATTGTTGTGCTTTCGATATTCAAGGCATCTGCTGCCCAGTCCGAACCCTGCTATGCCGGTGAATGGCACAAGACGCGCCTTTACGGCCATTCGTACAGCGGGGATGGTTTTTCGGAGGAGCAATATGCATGGATTCGCGGCAACTTTGAATATTTCACCATCGAAAAGCCGCACATGCGTTCCGTTTATCCGGATCCGTCCCATGAAAAAACCAGCCATCTGACTGCGGCGCGATTGGTAAAAAACAATCCGCGTTGCAAGCCGATCATGATCTATAGCATTGGGGCGGCCTATCCAAAGTGGTTCGAGTCCGAGGCCAAGGCGTTTGTGGAGCATCCGGAATATTTCATTTGCGATGACCGCGGCGCGCCGACTCACCTGAACCTTCCCCTCAGAGCGGAAAACGACTGGTATGTGGAGACCGCTAACCGCAACTGCGCCGAAAGCGATCTTCACGGCATCTTTATCGATGGCTGGCGCACGGCTGTGCGGAAGCATAAGCCCAATGTATCCTACATTACGTCAAAAATGACCGGCTTCAGGTTGATCAATGGGTTCATCTTGAACCGGGCTCGCGACGGCATGTATGACGGAATCGGGATGCTGGATAATGTGGACGGGGTGTTTATCGATAGCTGGTTCCGTCATACCTGCGACAGTGTCACCGCCGGCGAAACCATGATCGACACCTGCCTGCAGGTTCCGGAGGACAAGATGTTCGTCTGTTTTTCGGCCCATGACGGATGGAGCAAGACCCACGAATTCAGCCACGCGGCCTATCTCATTGTCGCGCACGACAAGGCCTACTACCGCTGGGTGGATGAGGGGCAGCATCTCTGGAGCCAGGAGTCGCTGATGACGTGGCACGATGATTTCGGCAAGAGGATCGGTAGGCCGTTGGGCAAGGCCTCCAAAAAAGGCTATGCCTACCACCGCGAGTTTGAGTTCTGCACCGTCGATATCGACCTCGAAAAGAAGACCTCGTCCATTGTCTGGAAGCCGATCGGCACTCGGGACAAATCCAAGAAATAA
- a CDS encoding sialate O-acetylesterase, with translation MKKKLYIASLVALVCGVAHAAEKGKHLFILSGQSNMYYLDENISFVPTVEAAFGKENVTVVKDSLGGQPIRRWYKQWKAVDGYDPEQTGYPLYSGGKVPGDLYDRLLAKVEEATREKEFSTVTFVWMQGERDAKESHGEVYAESLVGLFQQLSDDLGREDINVVVGRLSDYDMANEKYPHWTMVRDALVEVVEAHPRATWVNTDDLNDGINKAGRKVHNSLHYTVEGYRLFGERLAHEAIQLCEVVPTDGLVPPVLGTNSVSTVGKTNEFLKLEIGFEK, from the coding sequence ATGAAAAAGAAGCTATATATTGCAAGCTTGGTTGCCCTGGTTTGCGGGGTGGCGCATGCGGCTGAAAAGGGGAAGCATCTCTTCATCCTGTCGGGCCAGTCGAATATGTATTATCTTGATGAAAATATTTCGTTCGTCCCCACGGTAGAAGCCGCGTTTGGTAAAGAAAACGTAACGGTTGTGAAGGATTCGCTGGGCGGCCAGCCGATTCGCCGTTGGTATAAGCAGTGGAAGGCGGTCGATGGGTATGATCCCGAACAAACGGGCTATCCACTCTACAGCGGCGGGAAGGTGCCGGGAGACCTGTATGACCGGTTGTTGGCAAAGGTTGAAGAGGCGACCCGAGAGAAGGAGTTCTCAACGGTTACCTTCGTCTGGATGCAGGGCGAGCGGGATGCCAAAGAGAGCCATGGCGAAGTCTATGCGGAGAGTTTGGTAGGGTTGTTTCAGCAACTTTCCGACGATTTGGGGCGTGAGGATATCAATGTGGTTGTGGGACGTCTGAGTGACTATGACATGGCGAACGAGAAGTATCCGCATTGGACGATGGTGCGCGATGCATTGGTCGAGGTCGTCGAGGCGCATCCTCGCGCGACCTGGGTTAATACCGATGATTTGAATGACGGGATCAATAAGGCGGGCAGAAAAGTTCATAATAGCCTGCACTATACTGTTGAAGGCTACCGGCTGTTCGGCGAGCGCCTTGCCCATGAGGCGATTCAACTTTGCGAAGTTGTCCCGACCGACGGTCTGGTGCCTCCGGTTTTGGGCACCAACAGCGTTTCAACAGTCGGCAAGACCAATGAATTCCTGAAATTGGAAATCGGATTTGAAAAATAA